One window of the Carcharodon carcharias isolate sCarCar2 chromosome 26, sCarCar2.pri, whole genome shotgun sequence genome contains the following:
- the LOC121269792 gene encoding complement C1q tumor necrosis factor-related protein 1-like, producing MDSFGLRNLLCLILLHCIHQSGALGNVPKDLLGTANEEMRPSNPLKLIIEAKAKLGAACAWNKKSDVIFDVQRSTMNHVLTSVDPIVYDTVNVNFGGAYNSTTGIFTCPMCGTYFFSYSSLPGRGLQTDVALVKNKEKVSLIHSFLPANSSQLSIKITILSLHKGDKVWVKLVTGNLWSRAGSLSFQGFQLTSRVR from the exons ATGGATTCCTTTGGATTG AGGAATTTGTTGTGCTTAATCCTGCTTCACTGTATCCATCAGTCTGGTGCCTTGGGGAATGTACCGAAAGATTTACTG GGAACAGCTAATGAAGAAATGAGACCAAGTAATCCACTGAAATTGATCATAGAGGCAAAAGCCAAGCTGGGAGCTGCTTGTGCTTGGAACAAGA AATCGGATGTGATTTTTGACGTGCAGCGCTCCACAATGAATCATGTGCTGACTTCTGTGGATCCCATTGTTTACGACACAGTCAATGTGAATTTTGGAGGGGCGTACAACAGCACGACTGGAATATTTACATGCCCCATGTGCGGGACCTACTTTTTCAGTTATTCCTCTCTGCCAGGCAGGGGGCTGCAGACAGATGTGGCCCtggtaaagaataaagagaaagtCAGTCTGATCCATAGCTTCCTGCCAGCAAACAGTTCCCAGCTCTCAATCAAAATCACGATCCTGAGTCTCCACAAGGGAGACAAAGTGTGGGTAAAGCTggttacagggaatctctggagcCGGGCTGGATCACTCAGCTTCCAAGGATTTCAGCTAACTAGTAGAGTTAGATAA